A region from the Salicibibacter cibarius genome encodes:
- a CDS encoding M28 family peptidase: MKKIGWKKTLPAAFLLSMLPATGLNAQENEDEEDFDPVEAIEALEEIQEIEDDEAETMTAEDDEYDPEDFIRYDDLLPELEQIEEESDGELDIDVLGQSQNDRDIYSARIGSGDQVILITSEIHGNENFGTESLIQLLDTLGTSDSDDVQTILNEVTIVTVPKFNPDGSELVQRQNDITWDEVEENHPQLEGAEPAWNFNENFPGFDINRDFNADLDYEPQAEDLPGTTAHFGFFLTNESQILTELYQDLQDEFGHVDAYVDLHQMGAQNQIEGTDEDVTIAIDYPALGPDDNPRYADDYPEWDQDQSRSYALAAANGVNERAEGDVEPGLSRYVHHSTRDLPGQGRHAFALNGTATVLFEMPGQQPETPYDQELIDIQEDGVWGILEHMADGSVDDELDGDDFYELPKYWPDTPDVSDPDQYSTDFTEYDVGEAPADWSPIWQGDEDQFTVLDEPNRLQHITESGIRGFTPDEVGDIYGDTQIFGLVRGDEIHETLFELGFHMSGAPESENAIYADAQMPDADSDENSVRIMQRSGGSTETLDSAELPFELEEDNWYRVLLQRQAEALQVKMWPDGEEEPEEWQVTTTESTMFGGQVGISHSTPGMVNDYAYIGVGIGGEEAPHAPDDHLEPEPREDVTADDMIEMIEQLDEAGEFSSDEAVRALTTHLGSISHYEDQEDAEKVIQHMEGFHDLLDQQFEDELISENAYTTLQDAADQLMAKWGVLAFDAENSLEHIDYLSEDIGVRYAGTDEEKEAADYIKNEFEDLGYPVEVQEFNIDEEDEQRLDQLTMVSSGDGEVPLRSALGSAETDEEGITADVIDVAYGEEDDFPDEVEGNIALIQRGEASFLDAANRASEAGAVGLIIADDTDDLRAFRPGLSDETADIPVVGVTQEDGETLRSEISEDGLTVNLSVQTMTDEISQNVIAVKEPEEDIEDPEIVYVTAHYDSVAFSPGANDNASGTAHILELARTMQDISVDKEIRFIAFGYEEGGLNGSRHYVDELSQSEIDNSAANFNFDMVGTDWEEATSLNVNVVDGEPNVVWDYADAAADRLDFDALTLFERGASDHESFYDVGIDAANISWREPGTGELEPTYHTPYDTIDLISEERIQTHGELVSSAILDMVR, translated from the coding sequence ATGAAAAAAATTGGTTGGAAAAAAACGTTACCTGCTGCTTTTCTCTTATCAATGTTACCGGCAACTGGTTTGAATGCACAAGAAAACGAGGATGAAGAAGATTTCGATCCTGTTGAAGCCATTGAAGCGCTCGAAGAAATTCAGGAAATTGAAGATGATGAGGCTGAAACAATGACTGCTGAGGACGATGAATACGACCCTGAGGATTTTATCCGTTATGATGATTTGTTGCCGGAACTGGAACAAATTGAAGAGGAAAGTGATGGCGAACTAGACATTGACGTCTTGGGTCAATCACAGAATGACCGTGATATCTACTCCGCCCGTATTGGATCCGGGGATCAAGTCATTTTGATCACGAGTGAAATCCATGGAAACGAAAATTTCGGTACTGAGTCATTGATTCAATTACTCGACACCCTTGGGACCAGCGATAGCGATGATGTTCAAACTATTTTGAATGAAGTCACCATTGTTACTGTACCCAAGTTTAATCCTGACGGTTCCGAGCTCGTGCAACGACAAAATGATATTACTTGGGATGAAGTTGAAGAGAACCACCCTCAGCTCGAAGGTGCAGAACCGGCTTGGAACTTTAACGAAAACTTCCCGGGATTTGATATCAACCGCGATTTTAACGCAGATCTCGATTATGAACCGCAAGCTGAAGATCTTCCTGGTACAACGGCACATTTTGGATTCTTTTTAACTAACGAATCGCAAATACTCACGGAATTGTATCAAGACCTTCAGGATGAATTTGGCCATGTGGACGCTTATGTTGACCTTCATCAAATGGGAGCACAAAATCAAATTGAAGGTACTGATGAAGACGTAACAATTGCTATCGATTACCCGGCGTTGGGACCGGATGATAATCCAAGGTACGCCGATGACTATCCCGAATGGGATCAAGACCAGTCTCGCAGCTATGCGCTTGCTGCTGCCAACGGCGTTAATGAGCGAGCAGAGGGTGACGTAGAGCCGGGACTATCCCGTTACGTGCATCACTCGACGCGTGACCTTCCCGGTCAAGGTAGACATGCTTTTGCCCTTAACGGAACGGCCACGGTCTTATTCGAAATGCCTGGCCAGCAACCTGAGACACCCTATGATCAGGAATTAATTGATATTCAAGAAGATGGGGTATGGGGCATTTTGGAGCATATGGCGGATGGAAGTGTTGACGATGAACTCGATGGTGATGATTTCTACGAATTGCCGAAATATTGGCCGGATACACCTGATGTCTCTGATCCTGACCAATATTCCACAGACTTTACAGAATATGACGTTGGGGAAGCGCCAGCCGATTGGTCTCCGATCTGGCAAGGAGATGAAGATCAATTTACGGTATTGGATGAACCCAATCGCTTACAACACATCACCGAATCGGGCATTCGCGGATTCACGCCGGATGAGGTTGGTGACATTTATGGGGATACCCAAATTTTCGGTCTCGTTCGAGGTGACGAGATCCATGAGACCTTGTTCGAACTCGGGTTCCATATGTCCGGTGCCCCGGAAAGCGAGAACGCTATCTACGCCGATGCGCAAATGCCTGACGCAGACTCAGACGAAAATTCCGTAAGAATTATGCAAAGGAGCGGGGGAAGCACTGAAACGCTTGATTCTGCTGAACTGCCATTTGAGTTGGAAGAAGATAATTGGTATCGCGTGTTGTTACAGAGACAAGCGGAAGCTTTGCAGGTGAAAATGTGGCCAGATGGTGAAGAAGAACCAGAGGAATGGCAAGTGACGACAACGGAAAGTACGATGTTCGGCGGGCAGGTCGGGATCTCCCATTCAACGCCTGGGATGGTTAATGACTATGCATATATAGGCGTTGGTATTGGTGGAGAAGAAGCGCCACATGCGCCAGATGACCACCTTGAACCAGAACCGCGGGAAGATGTTACAGCCGATGACATGATAGAAATGATCGAACAACTCGACGAAGCGGGAGAATTCAGCTCTGATGAAGCCGTTCGTGCTCTAACCACTCACCTGGGATCCATCAGTCATTACGAAGATCAAGAGGACGCGGAGAAAGTTATTCAACACATGGAAGGATTCCACGATTTACTCGACCAGCAATTCGAGGATGAGTTAATCTCCGAGAATGCTTATACAACGTTGCAAGATGCAGCCGATCAGTTAATGGCAAAGTGGGGCGTCTTAGCCTTTGATGCTGAAAACTCACTCGAGCATATTGACTATTTGAGCGAAGATATCGGCGTGAGATATGCCGGTACGGATGAAGAAAAAGAGGCTGCTGATTATATTAAAAATGAGTTTGAAGATCTTGGCTATCCGGTTGAAGTACAAGAATTTAATATTGATGAGGAAGATGAACAACGTTTAGACCAATTAACAATGGTATCGAGCGGTGACGGCGAAGTCCCTTTGCGGAGCGCATTAGGTTCAGCGGAAACGGATGAGGAAGGTATCACAGCTGATGTTATTGATGTTGCTTATGGCGAGGAAGACGATTTTCCGGATGAGGTTGAAGGTAACATAGCTCTCATCCAGAGAGGGGAAGCATCTTTCCTGGATGCCGCCAATCGTGCCTCTGAAGCTGGAGCGGTAGGGTTGATTATTGCTGATGATACGGATGATCTCCGGGCCTTCAGACCTGGATTATCCGATGAAACTGCTGATATACCCGTTGTGGGTGTGACACAGGAAGATGGTGAAACATTGCGTTCAGAGATTTCCGAGGACGGATTGACTGTAAACCTTAGCGTACAAACAATGACGGATGAAATTTCTCAAAACGTCATTGCCGTAAAGGAACCTGAGGAAGATATAGAAGATCCGGAGATTGTGTATGTGACCGCACACTATGATTCTGTTGCATTTTCTCCTGGAGCCAACGATAATGCTTCAGGTACAGCCCATATCCTTGAGTTAGCGAGAACCATGCAAGATATATCCGTTGATAAAGAAATCAGATTCATTGCTTTTGGCTATGAAGAGGGTGGTTTAAACGGTTCTCGCCACTACGTGGATGAATTGTCCCAATCAGAAATTGACAACAGTGCCGCCAATTTTAACTTTGATATGGTTGGAACGGACTGGGAAGAGGCGACTAGCCTTAATGTCAATGTTGTGGACGGCGAACCGAATGTTGTATGGGACTACGCAGACGCTGCAGCGGACAGGTTAGACTTCGATGCCCTCACCCTTTTTGAACGAGGGGCATCCGATCATGAATCTTTTTATGATGTGGGCATTGATGCTGCGAATATTAGTTGGAGAGAGCCCGGAACAGGCGAGCTGGAACCTACGTATCATACGCCTTATGATACGATAGACTTGATCAGCGAGGAAAGGATTCAAACGCATGGAGAACTCGTCAGTAGCGCGATTTTGGATATGGTGCGTTAG
- a CDS encoding transcriptional regulator, producing the protein MTEGISYHNKDVLFKFLSELYKDATLDAFGIEGLPKIRQLLPTAMPKVQADERRSDTQFLLDDGSVLMLEYESDNRIVENHIKYLDYAQRILDREYQEEKVVRAIRLVVIYTSDVVSVGEHLNAGDIGVQSRAALLSEHNGDVILEKISDKIKRDEPLTHEELIKLSFLPLMNSTKSREEMARESINLARNIPDEREQVQVIAGILTITDKFIDDEFSTKIREWLSMTKVGRIIEKEIEQEREAAAQAAVEETTRKLAKVMLKKKISPEEVAEETGLDIEEVEKLK; encoded by the coding sequence ATGACAGAAGGCATTTCATATCATAATAAAGATGTGCTGTTTAAGTTTTTAAGTGAACTTTACAAAGACGCTACGCTAGATGCCTTTGGCATTGAAGGATTGCCGAAAATCAGACAATTATTACCGACGGCCATGCCGAAAGTTCAGGCAGATGAAAGGCGCTCGGATACACAGTTTCTGTTGGACGATGGCTCTGTTCTTATGCTGGAATATGAGAGCGATAATCGTATCGTTGAAAACCATATCAAATATCTCGACTACGCTCAGCGAATTTTAGACCGAGAATATCAAGAGGAAAAAGTGGTCCGAGCCATTCGCCTCGTGGTGATATACACGAGCGATGTGGTCAGCGTGGGAGAACACCTGAACGCCGGGGATATAGGGGTTCAGTCAAGAGCTGCTCTGCTTAGTGAGCATAATGGAGACGTGATCTTAGAGAAGATAAGTGATAAAATAAAAAGAGATGAACCACTGACTCATGAGGAACTGATTAAGTTGAGCTTTCTTCCTTTAATGAACAGTACGAAGTCTCGCGAAGAAATGGCACGGGAATCCATTAATTTGGCAAGAAATATACCGGATGAACGGGAACAAGTCCAAGTCATCGCCGGTATACTGACAATAACTGATAAATTTATAGATGATGAATTTTCTACCAAGATAAGGGAGTGGTTAAGCATGACGAAGGTTGGAAGGATTATTGAGAAGGAAATTGAGCAAGAAAGAGAAGCAGCGGCGCAAGCAGCTGTCGAAGAAACTACAAGAAAATTAGCCAAAGTGATGCTGAAGAAAAAAATCAGCCCAGAAGAAGTTGCGGAAGAAACTGGATTAGATATTGAGGAAGTCGAAAAGCTCAAATAA
- a CDS encoding DegT/DnrJ/EryC1/StrS family aminotransferase, translated as MAQRRAVFEWYDEALSGVPGVAFMPELEGSKSNRWLTALTVNTEKAGVSHLEMIEALAAENIEARPVWKPLHLQLVFEGTKYYPHEGGWNVSDELFCYGLCLPAGSNMTKEELERVIGVIKTMISK; from the coding sequence GTGGCGCAGCGGCGGGCTGTGTTTGAATGGTATGATGAGGCGTTGAGTGGGGTGCCTGGAGTGGCTTTTATGCCTGAGTTAGAGGGGAGTAAGTCGAACCGCTGGCTGACAGCGTTGACGGTGAATACCGAGAAGGCGGGCGTGAGTCATTTGGAGATGATTGAAGCGTTGGCTGCGGAGAATATCGAGGCGCGGCCGGTGTGGAAACCGCTGCATCTCCAGCTGGTTTTTGAAGGTACGAAGTATTATCCGCATGAGGGCGGGTGGAATGTGTCGGATGAGCTGTTCTGTTATGGACTGTGCTTGCCTGCTGGGTCGAATATGACGAAGGAGGAATTGGAGAGGGTTATTGGGGTTATTAAGACGATGATATCGAAGTAA
- a CDS encoding amidase gives MDLAFMSVAELALKIRRRELSPVEIVESTIKRIEKRNDRTNAFVHLAFEEAREKAKNTEKALMSGEAIGPLHGIPTAMKDLFDFYPGWPTTLGGIRVLKDNLDDKHCVYAERIEQAGSIIMGKTNSPTMGLRGVTDNYLFGPTRNPFDLSKNSGGSSGGSAAAVADGLVPIAEGTDGGGSIRIPASWCGLYGYKASVGRVPFVSRPNAFGSGNIFLFEGTLTRNVEDAAIGLNALSGYHSRDPFSIDTNSNFTSILGRSVKGLKIAYSPNFDIFPVDKEVENVVSHSVKTFEELGAHVEEINVGINHSQQELSDLWCRLMIISNIEAFEEYKKGGIDLLGDHRDDLPPEYVSWLEKGYNMDIHDIIKDQRIRTELYDAIENIFEKYDLLITPTLASLPVENADNGNTVGPTQINGEEVDPLIGWCLTYITNFTGHPSASVPAGLSNSNLPIGMQIIGKRYADDDVLSASAAFERIKPWHNIYNLTQKEPV, from the coding sequence ATGGACTTAGCTTTTATGTCTGTTGCTGAATTAGCATTAAAAATAAGGCGCCGCGAGCTTTCACCCGTCGAGATTGTAGAATCCACTATTAAACGAATAGAAAAGAGAAATGATCGTACAAATGCTTTTGTTCACTTAGCATTTGAGGAAGCAAGAGAAAAAGCGAAAAATACAGAAAAAGCTTTAATGTCAGGCGAAGCCATCGGACCACTGCATGGTATCCCTACTGCCATGAAAGATTTATTTGATTTTTATCCGGGATGGCCTACCACATTAGGTGGAATTCGAGTTCTTAAAGATAATTTAGATGATAAACATTGTGTCTATGCTGAGCGAATTGAGCAGGCGGGTTCCATAATTATGGGAAAAACGAATAGCCCCACGATGGGGCTGCGTGGCGTAACCGATAACTATTTATTCGGCCCTACACGTAATCCGTTTGATCTTTCAAAAAATAGCGGGGGTTCATCAGGTGGAAGTGCCGCGGCTGTAGCTGATGGATTAGTTCCGATAGCCGAAGGCACTGATGGTGGCGGTTCAATCCGCATCCCTGCATCGTGGTGCGGATTATATGGCTATAAGGCTTCTGTCGGAAGAGTCCCTTTTGTATCTCGCCCTAATGCATTCGGCAGCGGAAATATTTTTCTATTTGAAGGAACCTTAACAAGAAATGTTGAAGACGCAGCCATTGGATTAAATGCACTAAGTGGTTATCATTCAAGAGATCCGTTTAGCATCGATACGAATTCCAATTTTACTAGCATATTAGGTCGCTCCGTAAAAGGATTGAAAATTGCTTACAGTCCAAATTTTGATATTTTTCCTGTCGATAAAGAAGTTGAAAATGTTGTAAGCCATTCCGTAAAAACATTTGAAGAACTTGGTGCTCATGTTGAAGAAATCAATGTAGGGATTAATCATTCTCAACAAGAATTAAGCGATCTTTGGTGTAGATTGATGATTATCTCGAATATAGAAGCGTTTGAAGAATATAAAAAAGGCGGAATTGACCTTTTAGGTGATCATCGCGATGACCTTCCGCCAGAATATGTCAGTTGGCTTGAAAAGGGGTACAATATGGATATACATGACATCATCAAGGACCAGCGTATAAGGACAGAGTTATATGATGCCATTGAAAATATATTTGAAAAATACGACCTATTAATCACCCCTACTTTAGCGTCCCTACCCGTAGAAAACGCAGATAATGGTAATACTGTGGGGCCAACTCAAATTAATGGTGAAGAAGTGGATCCTTTAATTGGATGGTGCCTCACATATATTACTAATTTCACCGGACATCCATCAGCATCAGTTCCTGCTGGGCTATCAAATAGTAATTTGCCAATTGGAATGCAAATTATCGGTAAGAGGTACGCAGATGATGATGTTCTTTCGGCAAGTGCTGCATTTGAGAGAATAAAACCTTGGCATAACATCTACAACTTAACACAAAAAGAACCTGTTTAG
- a CDS encoding CalY family protein, giving the protein MQPGDTMIHGFELQNNGTLDIDTVMLEADYTVIDAEGNNTEDFGKFIFCIILAIWPK; this is encoded by the coding sequence TTGCAGCCCGGAGATACGATGATTCATGGTTTTGAACTGCAAAACAACGGGACCCTCGACATTGATACGGTGATGTTGGAAGCCGACTACACAGTGATCGATGCAGAAGGAAATAACACAGAAGATTTCGGGAAATTCATTTTTTGTATAATACTGGCAATTTGGCCGAAGTGA